GACATACCAGGAATAGGGAAATTTGCTTCCCAGTGTCATTGTATCCCCCCTTGCCACTATTTGCTACAAACTGGATCTCCATTTATATTCATTATTTCATGCTCTACTTAGGTCCAAGTGACACTATTAACTTTTGCAGGAAATAAAAAACAGTGACTTGATTCTCCAGTGACATGGGCTCTATAATTGCTTGAGGTAGACAGAAAACAGAATCTTGAACTCAAACAAGTCAGGTAGGAAAAAGGAAGAGCTAGTCTCCAAACAATTGTTTTATAACCTATTAGTTACTTTAACACACCCATTCTGATACTACTTTTGGATCTGCATCTTTTTTCTAAATACTATGCTCATGGAAGATTCTGGAGAGCAGCACTAGACAGACAGAAGTTCAGCCTCAAAAAGGCAAAGGACAGACAGGTAGCGCAAGCTTCAACCTTCATTATCCCAATGTAACTCAAAATGCTGACTTTTAAAAAGGGCCTATTCCTAGTGTAAGAGGAGGGTCCAGGCCTCTGCCAATACAGCCAAATCAGAATACCAAATATGGTGGTAAAAGCGGCTATGTTGGATGTGGACATTCATCCACTAGGAACTCAGACCACTCCGTGATTTCACACAGGTCCTGAACAGCCAAAAGATGGTAATGACTTTGGGTCACTACCAATTATGGTTGCCAaatttctaattgcacaaaaccgaacgcCCTTGCCCCACCTCTTGCCCCCATCTCTTCTGCGGCCCCGTCCAGGCCCTGCCCTTTCTccaaggctgggggtgtgggctctggggtggggctagggatgaggggtttgggttccaggaggaggctctgagctggagctgaggggttcttgggagtgtgggagggggctcttggctgaggtagggggttgaagtgtgggaggaggtacaggctctggggaggggcagggggtacaggagggggctcagggctggggcacgggttCTGGGTGGCTGCTACCTCAGGCAACTCCCAGGAAGCTGCTGGCAGGTCCCTTGGCACCTAGGCAGATGGCTCTGGgtgctgcctctgcccgcaggcgccacccccgtagctcccattggccacggttcccggccaatgggagctgcggagccagcgctcagggcaggggcagcgtgtggagcccccctGGCAgcgcctctgcctaggggctgcagggacatgtcgccacttctgGAGAGCTGCAtgaagccaggtagggagcctgccagccctgtgccAATCAGACTTTTAATGTCCCgaccggtcagcactgctgaccggagcAGACAGGgtccttttcgaccgggtgttctggttgaaaattggacacctggcaaccctactgcctGCCACTGAACCTGCAACTAGAGGTGAAATGTTCCGTGTTGCATTCAGCACTAATTCCTCAAGTAATTGAGTCCCTCTGAATATTTAAAGAGCAAGCACACAAAAATCTTTATCATCTAACCTGAGGGACTAAGGGGCAGGGGAATGAGACAATCACTTATGTCATGGGATTAGGACTGGCTGGTCCAAAAATTGCAAATTCTGAAAATTTCTCAtggagaaaagacagacaaatttTTCACAAACATCATCATGGAAGATTTCCCCTGTTTTTCTAACCAGCTCTGTCAGATCTTTGACTAATTAAAACTTAAACCTGCTATCTTTCCCCAGGCAGAAAAAAATGTTCTTACCTGTAATCTTTTGGTGGCTTGGCCCAATGACCTTTCTACAGCTTTAATGCCATTTTCTAGCCTCAGACTCTGTTGGCCCTGAATATCAATTTCACTTTTCATCttctcaatcttctctttgacTTCTTCTTCATTCACCTGCGACTCCTGAACTTCCCGGTGCAACTTCTCTGCTTCAAGGCCACTCTCCATTCTGTGGATTTGAACCATATAGTCTTTTAACTTGCTCTCACACTCCAGGATTCTTTGCCTGATCTCCAGGAGTTGTTCCTTCAACTGCTTCTCATTCTCTTGCTCAATCTGCAGTTCATTTTCCCAGAACTCTTCCTCTTCAATCTCTACTTCATTTCTTTTGATTTTCTGTTCGAGTTTGATAATTTCCTCTTCCAGGCTGGAATTATACTTCTGTTCCCAGTACCTGATTTCAGCCTCGTTTGAGTCCAGCTGCTTCTCAATGGACTGAAGCTTCTCAGTCTGGAGGTGGATCAGTTTTTTCAACTCTTCAGCTGTTGTTTTATAGTTGAGCACCTTTTGCTTGAACTCAGATTCTTTACCTTTCCCAAAAATGTCCATTAATCCTTTTGCACCCCCAGTGAAGGTCAAAGATTTCCTTTTTGGCTCTCTcctttttattaatttgtcatTCTGAGGCCTTAGCTTGGCTAATGGAGGTAAGCTTTGTCGGTACAAAGTTCTTTCAGGTATTCGAGCAACACTGTCTGAAGTCGGCCTCTCGCTGAGAGATGGCCCTGTGCGGCGTAATATTAACTGCACATCACTTGCATACTGTCCCCATTTGTTCAATGAAATTATAGGATTTTCATGAGGTGCCAAATGCCTCTCTGTATCTCTCCATTTTTCTATCAATGTGTATCTTCCAGTACGACCTAGGGGAGAAAGAATAATGAGAAAGGTGAAAATTGCATGTGTAATACCGAAAACAGTCCAACAGAGGGAACTATTGGCTAAGGATATATACTGACAAGTTATAAGAGTGCTGCATAGTCTAAATAATCCAATCATACATTTTAAGGCTAGGAGGAACCATTAcaataatctagtctgatttcctgaaCATCACACACGATAGAATCTCATCCAGTAGTTCCTGGATCAAACTCAATATCCCAAGTTCAGTGTCAGAGCATTAGTCTCCCACTGATTTTAGAGAGTACGTTTAAGAAGTGGTATATGGGAGGTAGATGTACAACTCTAAATTACAACAGGATTAGCATAGATCTTTTTTTGTATGTACCTCCAATACAATGCTTTAAAAATTATTCGTCTACACAGCATTAATCTattattatttagattgcaaTTGCACCCATAACAAGCAAAGTGCTTTCCAACACAGAAGACGACAGTAATCTACTATACTAGAACAGGTTTTAAGTGAAGGCAATAACAtctattttgaaaaattttgtgcAAAGTAATACAGTGGGTGCCCCGACTCTTTTTTGTCATGAATTGTGCTAAGACAAGTTCTGTTAGCATACAAGAGTAAATGAACAAATTAGTACTGGATTTCCTTTGAATTTGTGATTTGAAACATAATACCTCATGGAAGCTGTAGGACAAGAAATCATATTTTCACTTTGCATTTCAATATAGCAAGCCACTTAGTCTACATTATAACAGTGACCCAATTAACTATGAATTCTAGCAATGGGAAAAGATGAGAGTTTATTATTAGAAAATGACAAATCAGAGACTAGAAAACTTTCTAAGGATATTTTCTCTCTCCACCTACATAATTTGCAAAATTAAATTCTGTGTTCTCACCTGGACAAAAAGTCATCAGATAGGGGCCACTGTTATAAAGACCATAACCCACAATTAAATCCTTAGTTAACCAAGACGATGCTGACACAGCATTATTCTAGTCTAAGCCATGATCAGTATTGTGTTAATTAATGTGATTGCTGACAACCATGTCCAGACTTCAATACAGTAGACGAGGCTAAAGAGACACCACTAGAGGATGCCAAACTTGGTGATTGCGGATACCTGGCTCAGAAAATTTACATAGCAGCGACCAATCAGATCTTTTTTTGGGCTTCAGAGGATTCAGAAAAATGCTCCGATATGTTGAATCCTTTTACGATTGCTGTGATGATCTCTGACCTCTATCCAAGCAGCTGGCTTTACAATGTAATGTGGTTATATTTTCAATAGAGAAAATAAATTATGTTTTTGCTGCCACCAAATTATCCCTTACATATTTATTCATGACCCAGGGTCATCTCCTCCTTGCATTCCTCTATAATTAGATTCaacagaattagattttta
The Eretmochelys imbricata isolate rEreImb1 chromosome 1, rEreImb1.hap1, whole genome shotgun sequence DNA segment above includes these coding regions:
- the RASSF8 gene encoding ras association domain-containing protein 8, which produces MIWCTMELKVWVDGVQRIVCGVTEVTTCQEVVIALAQAIGRTGRYTLIEKWRDTERHLAPHENPIISLNKWGQYASDVQLILRRTGPSLSERPTSDSVARIPERTLYRQSLPPLAKLRPQNDKLIKRREPKRKSLTFTGGAKGLMDIFGKGKESEFKQKVLNYKTTAEELKKLIHLQTEKLQSIEKQLDSNEAEIRYWEQKYNSSLEEEIIKLEQKIKRNEVEIEEEEFWENELQIEQENEKQLKEQLLEIRQRILECESKLKDYMVQIHRMESGLEAEKLHREVQESQVNEEEVKEKIEKMKSEIDIQGQQSLRLENGIKAVERSLGQATKRLQDREQELEQLTKELRQVNLQQFIQQTGTKVTVLPADPVEVEASLTQLERETTFQSGSLKRPGSSRQLPSNLRILQNPLSSGFNPEGIYV